The following are encoded in a window of Panicum virgatum strain AP13 chromosome 5N, P.virgatum_v5, whole genome shotgun sequence genomic DNA:
- the LOC120675294 gene encoding ABC transporter B family member 4-like isoform X2: MAGGARDEGGEDGKRTTEEAATATDKVPPLVMFRYADRGDVALMAVGTVAAVANGMSEPLMTLVFAAVIECFGAGDDSTVLHRISKVVMYYIYLGIGTAVASFLQVSCWTVAGERQSTRLRSLYLEAVLRQDIAFFDVEMTTAEAASRMSADTVLIQDALGEKVGKYIQLVTTFVGGFIIGFVRGWMLALVVLACIPPSILSFATVSRLRAQISSKRQESYGDAGNIVEQTIGAIRTVVSFNGEKKAIAMYNNHIKRAYKATLMEGIITGLGVGCVFFVVFCSYSLAFWYGARLIISKGYTGGQVINIVFAILTGSVAIGNASPSISAIAEGQSAAQRLFEVINRKPNIDTKTSGIVLEDIKGDVELKDVFFRYPARPEQLILDGLCLQVPSGTTVAIVGESGSGKSTVISLVERFYDPQTGEVLVDGVNIKSLQLHWLRGKISLVSQEPLLFMTSIKDNITYGKEDATLEEIKRAADLANAANFIEKLPNAYETMVGQRGAQLSGGQKQRIAIARAILKNPKILLLDEATSALDVESERVVQEALNRIMVGRTTLIVAHRLSTISSADCIAVVHQGKVVEQGVHDELIKDPDGAYSQLIRLQKAHTKDMHEAPNIEVSGSIYKSRSLSMEQSIARYSPRNKGQHSFTKSMGLSGSDELSRQVITDEQEDKESGDSKAPKKAPIQRLFKLNKPEAPVLILAVIAAFVHGLMFPSFSIMMSGGIRTFYYPPHQLRKDSRFWALVCLLFAVIALISIQLEFFLFGMAGGKLIQRVRSLTFQSIVHQEVSWFDEPSNSSGALGARLYIDALNIRRLVGDNLAILVQCIVTLIAGFSIAFASDWKLTLIVICVIPVVGSQNYIQVKFLKGFSEDAKVMYEDASQVVTEAIGNIRTVASFCAEKRVITSYTQKCKASMKQGIRSGTVGGLGFSFSNLMMYLAYALCFYVGALLVHEGKSTFKDVFRVYFALIFTAFGVSQTSGMATDSTKAQESTVSILAIIDRKPKINSTSDEGIMLEKVDGNIDFRHVNFKYPSRPDVQVLNDFTLGIPARKTIALVGESGSGKSTIIALLERFYDPDSGTILLDGAELKKLKLSWLRDQMGLVSQEPVLFNDTIHANIAYGKQGEVKEDEIISAAKAANAHEFISSLPQGYSTTVGERGTQLSGGQKQRVAIARAILKDPRILLLDEATSALDAEAERIVQDALDQVKVSRTTIVVAHRLSTIKGADIIAVIKDGKVAEKGKHESLVGIKGGVYASLVELHSKSA, from the exons ATGGCTGGGGGCGCGAGAGACGAAGGCGGGGAGGATGGTAAGAGGAcgacggaggaggcggcgacggcgacggacaAGGTGCCGCCCTTGGTCATGTTCCGGTACGCCGACCGCGGCGACGTGGCGCTGATGGCGGTCggcacggtggcggcggtggcgaacgGCATGTCGGAGCCGCTCATGACCCTCGTCTTCGCGGCCGTCATCGAGTGcttcggcgccggcgacgacagCACGGTCCTCCACCGGATCAGCAAG GTTGTCATGTACTACATCTATCTGGGAATCGGAACAGCAGTTGCTTCCTTTCTCC AGGTGTCATGTTGGACAGTGGCTGGAGAAAGGCAGTCAACACGGCTGCGATCGTTATACCTTGAAGCTGTTCTCAGGCAAGACATTGCATTCTTTGACGTAGAGATGACAACTGCGGAAGCAGCTTCAAGAATGTCTGCAGACACTGTACTCATCCAAGATGCCCTCGGAGAGAAG GTAGGGAAGTACATACAGCTTGTGACAACCTTCGTTGGTGGCTTTATCATTGGATTCGTAAGAGGCTGGATGCTGGCTCTTGTTGTGCTTGCGTGCATACCTCCAAGCATTCTATCCTTTGCAACTGTCTCCCGACTGCGAGCTCAAATATCTAGCAAGAGGCAAGAATCATATGGAGATGCAGGGAATATTGTTGAGCAAACCATTGGAGCAATAAGAACA GTCGTATCTTTCAATGGCGAGAAGAAAGCAATTGCAATGTACAATAATCACATAAAAAGGGCGTACAAGGCTACTCTCATGGAAGGGATTATCACTGGTCTTGGAGTAGGCTGCGTATTTTTTGTTGTCTTCTGCAGTTACTCTCTAGCCTTCTGGTATGGTGCCAGGTTAATCATCAGCAAAGGATATACTGGAGGGCAGGTCATCAACATCGTATTTGCAATTTTAACTGGTTCAGT GGCTATAGGTAATGCATCACCATCTATTTCTGCAATTGCGGAAGGTCAGTCTGCAGCACAGAGGCTGTTCGAAGTTATCAACAGAAAACCAAATATTGATACCAAAACATCTGGAATTGTATTAGAAGATATCAAGGGAGATGTTGAACTCAAGGATGTATTCTTTAGGTACCCTGCAAGGCCTGAGCAGTTGATACTTGATGGCTTGTGCCTACAAGTACCTAGTGGTACCACAGTGGCTATAGTTGGGGAGAGTGGAAGTGGTAAGTCAACGGTAATTAGTCTAGTAGAGAGATTTTACGACCCACAGACTGGTGAAGTGTTAGTAGATGGAGTCAACATCAAGAGTTTGCAACTCCACTGGTTAAGAGGAAAGATCAGCCTTGTCAGCCAAGAACCATTGCTTTTTATGACCTCCATCAAGGATAACATAACCTATGGTAAAGAGGATGCTACACTTGAAGAGATCAAAAGAGCAGCTGACCTTGCAAATGCAGCaaatttcattgaaaagttGCCTAAT GCATATGAGACAATGGTTGGTCAACGTGGTGCTCAGCTTTCTGGGGGGCAGAAGCAAAGGATTGCCATTGCAAGAGCAATCCTTAAAAACCCAAAAATCCTTCTTTTAGATGAAGCTACAAGTGCTTTGGATGTAGAGTCCGAAAGGGTAGTTCAAGAAGCACTGAATCGGATCATGGTAGGGAGAACTACACTCATTGTAGCTCACCGCCTGAGCACCATCAGCAGTGCAGACTGCATAGCAGTAGTTCATCAAGGGAAAGTAGTTGAACAAG GTGTCCATGATGAGTTGATTAAGGATCCTGATGGAGCTTATTCTCAACTCATCAGGCTACAGAAGGCACATACTAAAGATATGCATGAGGCTCCAAATATTGAAGTTTCAGGTTCAATATATAAAAGTAGAAGTTTATCTATGGAACAATCAATAGCCAGATATTCTCCCAGGAACAAAGGACAGCATTCCTTCACAAAATCCATGGGCTTGTCTGGATCTGATGAATTGAGCAGGCAAGTTATTACAGACGAACAGGAAGACAAAGAATCTGGTGATAGTAAGGCTCCGAAGAAAGCACCAATCCAACGACTATTTAAACTTAATAAGCCAGAAGCGCCAGTTCTCATATTAGCTGTTATAGCTGCCTTCGTGCATGGTCTTATGTTCCCATCATTCAGTATAATGATGTCTGGTGGTATAAGAACTTTCTACTATCCACCACACCAACTTCGAAAAGATTCTAGGTTTTGGGCATTGGTGTGCCTTCTCTTCGCTGTCATAGCCCTGATTTCAATCCAACTGGaattctttctgtttgggaTGGCTGGAGGGAAACTTATACAACGTGTCCGCTCTTTGACTTTCCAAAGCATAGTGCATCAAGAAGTTTCATGGTTTGATGAACCTTCAAATTCCAG TGGGGCACTTGGTGCGAGGCTCTATATTGATGCTTTGAACATCCGACGCCTCGTTGGAGATAACTTGGCCATACTAGTGCAGTGCATAGTAACACTAATAGCTGGCTTTTCCATAGCATTTGCTTCTGACTGGAAGCTCACACTGATCGTCATATGTGTGATTCCTGTAGTGGGCTCACAAAATTATATTCAAGTCAAATTTTTGAAAGGGTTCAGTGAAGATGCTAAG GTGATGTATGAAGATGCAAGTCAAGTAGTGACTGAGGCAATTGGTAATATACGGACTGTAGCATCTTTCTGTGCAGAGAAAAGAGTAATTACATCATACACCCAAAAATGCAAAGCTTCAATGAAACAAGGCATTCGAAGCGGAACGGTTGGAGGCCTTGGTTTCAGTTTCTCAAACTTAATGATGTATCTTGCATATGCTCTTTGTTTCTATGTTGGTGCACTGTTAGTACATGAAGGCAAATCAACTTTTAAAGATGTTTTTAGA GTTTACTTTGCTTTGATTTTCACAGCTTTTGGAGTTTCCCAAACAAGTGGAATGGCAACAGATTCAACAAAAGCCCAGGAATCCACCGTGTCCATACTAGCTATCATAGACAGGAAGCCTAAAATCAACTCGACTAGTGATGAAGGCATTATGCTAGAAAAAGTTGATGGCAATATAGATTTCAGACATGTAAACTTCAAGTACCCTTCTCGCCCAGATGTCCAAGTGCTCAACGACTTTACTTTGGGCATTCCAGCAAGAAAG ACTATTGCACTTGTTGGAGAGAGTGGTAGTGGTAAGTCCACAATAATTGCTTTGCTAGAGCGATTTTATGACCCAGATTCTGGCACAATATTACTAGATGGAGCAGAACTTAAGAAACTAAAACTGAGTTGGTTAAGAGACCAAATGGGATTAGTGAGCCAAGAACCTGTACTTTTCAATGACACAATTCATGCCAACATAGCATATGGAAAACAAGGAGAAGTAAAGGAGGATGAGATTATTTCTGCTGCCAAGGCAGCCAATGCTCATGAGTTCATATCTAGCTTGCCTCAAGGATATAGCACTACTGTTGGTGAGAGAGGAACACAACTCTCTGGTGGGCAAAAGCAACGGGTAGCAATTGCAAGGGCCATTTTGAAGGACCCAAGAATACTTCTACTGGACGAGGCAACAAGTGCCCTGGATGCTGAAGCGGAGCGTATTGTTCAAGATGCGTTGGATCAAGTGAAGGTCAGCAGGACCACCATTGTCGTGGCACACCGACTGTCCACAATCAAAGGGGCAGATATAATTGCAGTCATCAAAGATGGTAAGGTTGCTGAAAAGGGGAAGCATGAATCCCTAGTTGGCATCAAGGGTGGTGTTTATGCATCGCTGGTGGAACTACACTCCAAATCAGCATAA
- the LOC120675294 gene encoding ABC transporter B family member 4-like isoform X1, which yields MAGRARDTTATGEGGEMTTEGRRSGGGSASAGAAAKVAPFLGMLRYADRADAGLMAVGAAANGMSEPLMSVVFAAVIECFGAGDDATVLHRVSKVVMYYIYLGIGTAVASFLQVSCWTVAGERQSTRLRSLYLEAVLRQDIAFFDVEMTTAEAASRMSADTVLIQDALGEKVGKYIQLVTTFVGGFIIGFVRGWMLALVVLACIPPSILSFATVSRLRAQISSKRQESYGDAGNIVEQTIGAIRTVVSFNGEKKAIAMYNNHIKRAYKATLMEGIITGLGVGCVFFVVFCSYSLAFWYGARLIISKGYTGGQVINIVFAILTGSVAIGNASPSISAIAEGQSAAQRLFEVINRKPNIDTKTSGIVLEDIKGDVELKDVFFRYPARPEQLILDGLCLQVPSGTTVAIVGESGSGKSTVISLVERFYDPQTGEVLVDGVNIKSLQLHWLRGKISLVSQEPLLFMTSIKDNITYGKEDATLEEIKRAADLANAANFIEKLPNAYETMVGQRGAQLSGGQKQRIAIARAILKNPKILLLDEATSALDVESERVVQEALNRIMVGRTTLIVAHRLSTISSADCIAVVHQGKVVEQGVHDELIKDPDGAYSQLIRLQKAHTKDMHEAPNIEVSGSIYKSRSLSMEQSIARYSPRNKGQHSFTKSMGLSGSDELSRQVITDEQEDKESGDSKAPKKAPIQRLFKLNKPEAPVLILAVIAAFVHGLMFPSFSIMMSGGIRTFYYPPHQLRKDSRFWALVCLLFAVIALISIQLEFFLFGMAGGKLIQRVRSLTFQSIVHQEVSWFDEPSNSSGALGARLYIDALNIRRLVGDNLAILVQCIVTLIAGFSIAFASDWKLTLIVICVIPVVGSQNYIQVKFLKGFSEDAKVMYEDASQVVTEAIGNIRTVASFCAEKRVITSYTQKCKASMKQGIRSGTVGGLGFSFSNLMMYLAYALCFYVGALLVHEGKSTFKDVFRVYFALIFTAFGVSQTSGMATDSTKAQESTVSILAIIDRKPKINSTSDEGIMLEKVDGNIDFRHVNFKYPSRPDVQVLNDFTLGIPARKTIALVGESGSGKSTIIALLERFYDPDSGTILLDGAELKKLKLSWLRDQMGLVSQEPVLFNDTIHANIAYGKQGEVKEDEIISAAKAANAHEFISSLPQGYSTTVGERGTQLSGGQKQRVAIARAILKDPRILLLDEATSALDAEAERIVQDALDQVKVSRTTIVVAHRLSTIKGADIIAVIKDGKVAEKGKHESLVGIKGGVYASLVELHSKSA from the exons ATGGCTGGGAGAGCGCGGGACACAACAGCAACAGGCGAGGGCGGCGAGATGACGACGGAGGGGCGacgatccggcggcggcagcgctagCGCGGGTGCGGCGGCCAAGGTGGCGCCGTTCCTGGGCATGCTCCGGTACGCCGACCGCGCGGACGCGGGGCTGATGGcggtcggcgcggcggccaACGGCATGTCGGAGCCGCTCATGTCGGTCGTGTTCGCGGCCGTCATCGAGTGcttcggcgccggcgacgacgccaCGGTGCTCCACCGGGTCAGCAAG GTTGTCATGTACTACATCTATCTGGGAATCGGAACAGCAGTTGCTTCCTTTCTCC AGGTGTCATGTTGGACAGTGGCTGGAGAAAGGCAGTCAACACGGCTGCGATCGTTATACCTTGAAGCTGTTCTCAGGCAAGACATTGCATTCTTTGACGTAGAGATGACAACTGCGGAAGCAGCTTCAAGAATGTCTGCAGACACTGTACTCATCCAAGATGCCCTCGGAGAGAAG GTAGGGAAGTACATACAGCTTGTGACAACCTTCGTTGGTGGCTTTATCATTGGATTCGTAAGAGGCTGGATGCTGGCTCTTGTTGTGCTTGCGTGCATACCTCCAAGCATTCTATCCTTTGCAACTGTCTCCCGACTGCGAGCTCAAATATCTAGCAAGAGGCAAGAATCATATGGAGATGCAGGGAATATTGTTGAGCAAACCATTGGAGCAATAAGAACA GTCGTATCTTTCAATGGCGAGAAGAAAGCAATTGCAATGTACAATAATCACATAAAAAGGGCGTACAAGGCTACTCTCATGGAAGGGATTATCACTGGTCTTGGAGTAGGCTGCGTATTTTTTGTTGTCTTCTGCAGTTACTCTCTAGCCTTCTGGTATGGTGCCAGGTTAATCATCAGCAAAGGATATACTGGAGGGCAGGTCATCAACATCGTATTTGCAATTTTAACTGGTTCAGT GGCTATAGGTAATGCATCACCATCTATTTCTGCAATTGCGGAAGGTCAGTCTGCAGCACAGAGGCTGTTCGAAGTTATCAACAGAAAACCAAATATTGATACCAAAACATCTGGAATTGTATTAGAAGATATCAAGGGAGATGTTGAACTCAAGGATGTATTCTTTAGGTACCCTGCAAGGCCTGAGCAGTTGATACTTGATGGCTTGTGCCTACAAGTACCTAGTGGTACCACAGTGGCTATAGTTGGGGAGAGTGGAAGTGGTAAGTCAACGGTAATTAGTCTAGTAGAGAGATTTTACGACCCACAGACTGGTGAAGTGTTAGTAGATGGAGTCAACATCAAGAGTTTGCAACTCCACTGGTTAAGAGGAAAGATCAGCCTTGTCAGCCAAGAACCATTGCTTTTTATGACCTCCATCAAGGATAACATAACCTATGGTAAAGAGGATGCTACACTTGAAGAGATCAAAAGAGCAGCTGACCTTGCAAATGCAGCaaatttcattgaaaagttGCCTAAT GCATATGAGACAATGGTTGGTCAACGTGGTGCTCAGCTTTCTGGGGGGCAGAAGCAAAGGATTGCCATTGCAAGAGCAATCCTTAAAAACCCAAAAATCCTTCTTTTAGATGAAGCTACAAGTGCTTTGGATGTAGAGTCCGAAAGGGTAGTTCAAGAAGCACTGAATCGGATCATGGTAGGGAGAACTACACTCATTGTAGCTCACCGCCTGAGCACCATCAGCAGTGCAGACTGCATAGCAGTAGTTCATCAAGGGAAAGTAGTTGAACAAG GTGTCCATGATGAGTTGATTAAGGATCCTGATGGAGCTTATTCTCAACTCATCAGGCTACAGAAGGCACATACTAAAGATATGCATGAGGCTCCAAATATTGAAGTTTCAGGTTCAATATATAAAAGTAGAAGTTTATCTATGGAACAATCAATAGCCAGATATTCTCCCAGGAACAAAGGACAGCATTCCTTCACAAAATCCATGGGCTTGTCTGGATCTGATGAATTGAGCAGGCAAGTTATTACAGACGAACAGGAAGACAAAGAATCTGGTGATAGTAAGGCTCCGAAGAAAGCACCAATCCAACGACTATTTAAACTTAATAAGCCAGAAGCGCCAGTTCTCATATTAGCTGTTATAGCTGCCTTCGTGCATGGTCTTATGTTCCCATCATTCAGTATAATGATGTCTGGTGGTATAAGAACTTTCTACTATCCACCACACCAACTTCGAAAAGATTCTAGGTTTTGGGCATTGGTGTGCCTTCTCTTCGCTGTCATAGCCCTGATTTCAATCCAACTGGaattctttctgtttgggaTGGCTGGAGGGAAACTTATACAACGTGTCCGCTCTTTGACTTTCCAAAGCATAGTGCATCAAGAAGTTTCATGGTTTGATGAACCTTCAAATTCCAG TGGGGCACTTGGTGCGAGGCTCTATATTGATGCTTTGAACATCCGACGCCTCGTTGGAGATAACTTGGCCATACTAGTGCAGTGCATAGTAACACTAATAGCTGGCTTTTCCATAGCATTTGCTTCTGACTGGAAGCTCACACTGATCGTCATATGTGTGATTCCTGTAGTGGGCTCACAAAATTATATTCAAGTCAAATTTTTGAAAGGGTTCAGTGAAGATGCTAAG GTGATGTATGAAGATGCAAGTCAAGTAGTGACTGAGGCAATTGGTAATATACGGACTGTAGCATCTTTCTGTGCAGAGAAAAGAGTAATTACATCATACACCCAAAAATGCAAAGCTTCAATGAAACAAGGCATTCGAAGCGGAACGGTTGGAGGCCTTGGTTTCAGTTTCTCAAACTTAATGATGTATCTTGCATATGCTCTTTGTTTCTATGTTGGTGCACTGTTAGTACATGAAGGCAAATCAACTTTTAAAGATGTTTTTAGA GTTTACTTTGCTTTGATTTTCACAGCTTTTGGAGTTTCCCAAACAAGTGGAATGGCAACAGATTCAACAAAAGCCCAGGAATCCACCGTGTCCATACTAGCTATCATAGACAGGAAGCCTAAAATCAACTCGACTAGTGATGAAGGCATTATGCTAGAAAAAGTTGATGGCAATATAGATTTCAGACATGTAAACTTCAAGTACCCTTCTCGCCCAGATGTCCAAGTGCTCAACGACTTTACTTTGGGCATTCCAGCAAGAAAG ACTATTGCACTTGTTGGAGAGAGTGGTAGTGGTAAGTCCACAATAATTGCTTTGCTAGAGCGATTTTATGACCCAGATTCTGGCACAATATTACTAGATGGAGCAGAACTTAAGAAACTAAAACTGAGTTGGTTAAGAGACCAAATGGGATTAGTGAGCCAAGAACCTGTACTTTTCAATGACACAATTCATGCCAACATAGCATATGGAAAACAAGGAGAAGTAAAGGAGGATGAGATTATTTCTGCTGCCAAGGCAGCCAATGCTCATGAGTTCATATCTAGCTTGCCTCAAGGATATAGCACTACTGTTGGTGAGAGAGGAACACAACTCTCTGGTGGGCAAAAGCAACGGGTAGCAATTGCAAGGGCCATTTTGAAGGACCCAAGAATACTTCTACTGGACGAGGCAACAAGTGCCCTGGATGCTGAAGCGGAGCGTATTGTTCAAGATGCGTTGGATCAAGTGAAGGTCAGCAGGACCACCATTGTCGTGGCACACCGACTGTCCACAATCAAAGGGGCAGATATAATTGCAGTCATCAAAGATGGTAAGGTTGCTGAAAAGGGGAAGCATGAATCCCTAGTTGGCATCAAGGGTGGTGTTTATGCATCGCTGGTGGAACTACACTCCAAATCAGCATAA
- the LOC120675294 gene encoding ABC transporter B family member 4-like isoform X3 translates to MTTAEAASRMSADTVLIQDALGEKVGKYIQLVTTFVGGFIIGFVRGWMLALVVLACIPPSILSFATVSRLRAQISSKRQESYGDAGNIVEQTIGAIRTVVSFNGEKKAIAMYNNHIKRAYKATLMEGIITGLGVGCVFFVVFCSYSLAFWYGARLIISKGYTGGQVINIVFAILTGSVAIGNASPSISAIAEGQSAAQRLFEVINRKPNIDTKTSGIVLEDIKGDVELKDVFFRYPARPEQLILDGLCLQVPSGTTVAIVGESGSGKSTVISLVERFYDPQTGEVLVDGVNIKSLQLHWLRGKISLVSQEPLLFMTSIKDNITYGKEDATLEEIKRAADLANAANFIEKLPNAYETMVGQRGAQLSGGQKQRIAIARAILKNPKILLLDEATSALDVESERVVQEALNRIMVGRTTLIVAHRLSTISSADCIAVVHQGKVVEQGVHDELIKDPDGAYSQLIRLQKAHTKDMHEAPNIEVSGSIYKSRSLSMEQSIARYSPRNKGQHSFTKSMGLSGSDELSRQVITDEQEDKESGDSKAPKKAPIQRLFKLNKPEAPVLILAVIAAFVHGLMFPSFSIMMSGGIRTFYYPPHQLRKDSRFWALVCLLFAVIALISIQLEFFLFGMAGGKLIQRVRSLTFQSIVHQEVSWFDEPSNSSGALGARLYIDALNIRRLVGDNLAILVQCIVTLIAGFSIAFASDWKLTLIVICVIPVVGSQNYIQVKFLKGFSEDAKVMYEDASQVVTEAIGNIRTVASFCAEKRVITSYTQKCKASMKQGIRSGTVGGLGFSFSNLMMYLAYALCFYVGALLVHEGKSTFKDVFRVYFALIFTAFGVSQTSGMATDSTKAQESTVSILAIIDRKPKINSTSDEGIMLEKVDGNIDFRHVNFKYPSRPDVQVLNDFTLGIPARKTIALVGESGSGKSTIIALLERFYDPDSGTILLDGAELKKLKLSWLRDQMGLVSQEPVLFNDTIHANIAYGKQGEVKEDEIISAAKAANAHEFISSLPQGYSTTVGERGTQLSGGQKQRVAIARAILKDPRILLLDEATSALDAEAERIVQDALDQVKVSRTTIVVAHRLSTIKGADIIAVIKDGKVAEKGKHESLVGIKGGVYASLVELHSKSA, encoded by the exons ATGACAACTGCGGAAGCAGCTTCAAGAATGTCTGCAGACACTGTACTCATCCAAGATGCCCTCGGAGAGAAG GTAGGGAAGTACATACAGCTTGTGACAACCTTCGTTGGTGGCTTTATCATTGGATTCGTAAGAGGCTGGATGCTGGCTCTTGTTGTGCTTGCGTGCATACCTCCAAGCATTCTATCCTTTGCAACTGTCTCCCGACTGCGAGCTCAAATATCTAGCAAGAGGCAAGAATCATATGGAGATGCAGGGAATATTGTTGAGCAAACCATTGGAGCAATAAGAACA GTCGTATCTTTCAATGGCGAGAAGAAAGCAATTGCAATGTACAATAATCACATAAAAAGGGCGTACAAGGCTACTCTCATGGAAGGGATTATCACTGGTCTTGGAGTAGGCTGCGTATTTTTTGTTGTCTTCTGCAGTTACTCTCTAGCCTTCTGGTATGGTGCCAGGTTAATCATCAGCAAAGGATATACTGGAGGGCAGGTCATCAACATCGTATTTGCAATTTTAACTGGTTCAGT GGCTATAGGTAATGCATCACCATCTATTTCTGCAATTGCGGAAGGTCAGTCTGCAGCACAGAGGCTGTTCGAAGTTATCAACAGAAAACCAAATATTGATACCAAAACATCTGGAATTGTATTAGAAGATATCAAGGGAGATGTTGAACTCAAGGATGTATTCTTTAGGTACCCTGCAAGGCCTGAGCAGTTGATACTTGATGGCTTGTGCCTACAAGTACCTAGTGGTACCACAGTGGCTATAGTTGGGGAGAGTGGAAGTGGTAAGTCAACGGTAATTAGTCTAGTAGAGAGATTTTACGACCCACAGACTGGTGAAGTGTTAGTAGATGGAGTCAACATCAAGAGTTTGCAACTCCACTGGTTAAGAGGAAAGATCAGCCTTGTCAGCCAAGAACCATTGCTTTTTATGACCTCCATCAAGGATAACATAACCTATGGTAAAGAGGATGCTACACTTGAAGAGATCAAAAGAGCAGCTGACCTTGCAAATGCAGCaaatttcattgaaaagttGCCTAAT GCATATGAGACAATGGTTGGTCAACGTGGTGCTCAGCTTTCTGGGGGGCAGAAGCAAAGGATTGCCATTGCAAGAGCAATCCTTAAAAACCCAAAAATCCTTCTTTTAGATGAAGCTACAAGTGCTTTGGATGTAGAGTCCGAAAGGGTAGTTCAAGAAGCACTGAATCGGATCATGGTAGGGAGAACTACACTCATTGTAGCTCACCGCCTGAGCACCATCAGCAGTGCAGACTGCATAGCAGTAGTTCATCAAGGGAAAGTAGTTGAACAAG GTGTCCATGATGAGTTGATTAAGGATCCTGATGGAGCTTATTCTCAACTCATCAGGCTACAGAAGGCACATACTAAAGATATGCATGAGGCTCCAAATATTGAAGTTTCAGGTTCAATATATAAAAGTAGAAGTTTATCTATGGAACAATCAATAGCCAGATATTCTCCCAGGAACAAAGGACAGCATTCCTTCACAAAATCCATGGGCTTGTCTGGATCTGATGAATTGAGCAGGCAAGTTATTACAGACGAACAGGAAGACAAAGAATCTGGTGATAGTAAGGCTCCGAAGAAAGCACCAATCCAACGACTATTTAAACTTAATAAGCCAGAAGCGCCAGTTCTCATATTAGCTGTTATAGCTGCCTTCGTGCATGGTCTTATGTTCCCATCATTCAGTATAATGATGTCTGGTGGTATAAGAACTTTCTACTATCCACCACACCAACTTCGAAAAGATTCTAGGTTTTGGGCATTGGTGTGCCTTCTCTTCGCTGTCATAGCCCTGATTTCAATCCAACTGGaattctttctgtttgggaTGGCTGGAGGGAAACTTATACAACGTGTCCGCTCTTTGACTTTCCAAAGCATAGTGCATCAAGAAGTTTCATGGTTTGATGAACCTTCAAATTCCAG TGGGGCACTTGGTGCGAGGCTCTATATTGATGCTTTGAACATCCGACGCCTCGTTGGAGATAACTTGGCCATACTAGTGCAGTGCATAGTAACACTAATAGCTGGCTTTTCCATAGCATTTGCTTCTGACTGGAAGCTCACACTGATCGTCATATGTGTGATTCCTGTAGTGGGCTCACAAAATTATATTCAAGTCAAATTTTTGAAAGGGTTCAGTGAAGATGCTAAG GTGATGTATGAAGATGCAAGTCAAGTAGTGACTGAGGCAATTGGTAATATACGGACTGTAGCATCTTTCTGTGCAGAGAAAAGAGTAATTACATCATACACCCAAAAATGCAAAGCTTCAATGAAACAAGGCATTCGAAGCGGAACGGTTGGAGGCCTTGGTTTCAGTTTCTCAAACTTAATGATGTATCTTGCATATGCTCTTTGTTTCTATGTTGGTGCACTGTTAGTACATGAAGGCAAATCAACTTTTAAAGATGTTTTTAGA GTTTACTTTGCTTTGATTTTCACAGCTTTTGGAGTTTCCCAAACAAGTGGAATGGCAACAGATTCAACAAAAGCCCAGGAATCCACCGTGTCCATACTAGCTATCATAGACAGGAAGCCTAAAATCAACTCGACTAGTGATGAAGGCATTATGCTAGAAAAAGTTGATGGCAATATAGATTTCAGACATGTAAACTTCAAGTACCCTTCTCGCCCAGATGTCCAAGTGCTCAACGACTTTACTTTGGGCATTCCAGCAAGAAAG ACTATTGCACTTGTTGGAGAGAGTGGTAGTGGTAAGTCCACAATAATTGCTTTGCTAGAGCGATTTTATGACCCAGATTCTGGCACAATATTACTAGATGGAGCAGAACTTAAGAAACTAAAACTGAGTTGGTTAAGAGACCAAATGGGATTAGTGAGCCAAGAACCTGTACTTTTCAATGACACAATTCATGCCAACATAGCATATGGAAAACAAGGAGAAGTAAAGGAGGATGAGATTATTTCTGCTGCCAAGGCAGCCAATGCTCATGAGTTCATATCTAGCTTGCCTCAAGGATATAGCACTACTGTTGGTGAGAGAGGAACACAACTCTCTGGTGGGCAAAAGCAACGGGTAGCAATTGCAAGGGCCATTTTGAAGGACCCAAGAATACTTCTACTGGACGAGGCAACAAGTGCCCTGGATGCTGAAGCGGAGCGTATTGTTCAAGATGCGTTGGATCAAGTGAAGGTCAGCAGGACCACCATTGTCGTGGCACACCGACTGTCCACAATCAAAGGGGCAGATATAATTGCAGTCATCAAAGATGGTAAGGTTGCTGAAAAGGGGAAGCATGAATCCCTAGTTGGCATCAAGGGTGGTGTTTATGCATCGCTGGTGGAACTACACTCCAAATCAGCATAA